From the Martelella mediterranea DSM 17316 genome, one window contains:
- a CDS encoding FecCD family ABC transporter permease, with translation MTDLSPTFRLVSATRARRARHRRFFLALFLALLAAFFALTLMLGQSFAPPRDVLRVLMGGDVPGLSFTVGQLRLPRAVLAILAGASFGLGGVAFQLMLRNPLASPDIIGISSGASAAAVFAIVVLSLDGPVVSVFAVAAGLGVALLVYGLAAKNGVAGTRLILVGIGVSSMLESVIAYVLSRAPMWDLQEAMRWLTGSTNGARLDQAMPLAISLVLLGGLLLSRTRDLETLRLGDDTAAALGVGVARTRLLITIAAVGLIAIATAITGPIAFVAFLSGPIAARIMRNNGSLLVPAALVGACLVLVADYTGQFLLPARYPVGVVTGALGAPYLIYLIIRVNRGSL, from the coding sequence GTGACGGATCTTTCCCCGACATTCCGGCTCGTCAGCGCGACAAGAGCCCGCCGCGCCCGGCATCGGCGGTTTTTCCTGGCGCTGTTTCTCGCCCTGCTCGCGGCGTTCTTCGCGCTGACGCTGATGCTCGGCCAATCTTTCGCGCCGCCGCGCGATGTCCTGCGCGTGCTCATGGGCGGAGATGTGCCGGGCCTCTCCTTCACCGTCGGCCAGTTGCGTCTGCCGCGCGCCGTGCTTGCCATTCTTGCGGGCGCAAGCTTCGGTCTTGGCGGCGTCGCCTTCCAACTCATGTTGCGCAACCCGCTGGCAAGCCCGGACATTATCGGCATCAGCTCCGGGGCGAGTGCCGCGGCGGTATTTGCGATCGTGGTGCTGTCGCTGGATGGGCCCGTGGTCTCGGTCTTTGCCGTTGCCGCCGGGCTCGGCGTGGCGCTGCTGGTCTACGGGCTTGCGGCGAAGAACGGCGTTGCCGGCACGCGGCTGATCCTCGTCGGCATCGGCGTCTCCTCGATGCTCGAAAGCGTGATCGCCTATGTTCTCTCGCGCGCGCCGATGTGGGATCTGCAGGAGGCGATGCGCTGGCTGACCGGCAGCACCAACGGTGCGCGGCTCGATCAGGCAATGCCGCTTGCGATCAGCCTCGTCCTGCTCGGGGGCCTGCTCCTCAGCCGGACGCGCGATCTCGAAACGCTGCGGCTTGGCGACGACACGGCTGCCGCGCTCGGCGTTGGCGTCGCGCGCACGCGGCTCCTGATCACCATCGCGGCGGTTGGCCTGATTGCGATCGCGACCGCGATCACCGGGCCGATCGCCTTCGTGGCCTTCCTGTCGGGGCCGATCGCGGCGCGGATCATGCGTAACAACGGCTCGCTGCTGGTGCCCGCAGCGCTGGTGGGCGCGTGCCTCGTGCTTGTGGCGGACTATACCGGGCAGTTCCTTCTTCCCGCCCGCTATCCGGTCGGCGTCGTCACCGGTGCGCTTGGAGCGCCCTATCTCATCTACCTGATCATCCGGGTCAACAGAGGTTCGCTATGA